Genomic DNA from Nitrospirota bacterium:
CTGAGGGACAGATGGCAATGGCTGATTGACTTCTCTTGGAAAAACGCCTCAAGCAAGCCTCTGGCCTTAATCACCGGCTTCCCATTTTCAAAATTCATAACTTCAATATCAGTCAGCGGAATAAACACCTCAGAGCCGATTGCCTTAACCAAAGCCTCTTTTGCGGCAAATCTTACAGCAAATGAAAGATACGGCTC
This window encodes:
- the acpS gene encoding holo-ACP synthase, with the translated sequence MIYGIGIDLVKIERMKEAVDKWGRKFLEKIFTENEIAYCYEKKEPYLSFAVRFAAKEALVKAIGSEVFIPLTDIEVMNFENGKPVIKARGLLEAFFQEKSISHCHLSL